One segment of Nostoc flagelliforme CCNUN1 DNA contains the following:
- a CDS encoding ABC transporter ATP-binding protein — MPTMIWMESITKTYHLGEVSVPILKGIELSIEEGEYVSIMGASGSGKSTLMNILGCLDRPTTGDYIFEGRNLTTFDDDELAYIRNQRIGFVFQQFNLLARATALENVMLPMVYANLPKPKRRQRALDALEKVGLGGRISNRPSQLSGGQQQRVAIARALVNRPALVLADEPTGALDTETSHEVMSLLTELNDQGITIVIVTHEPDIAAQTKRIIRVQDGLIIG; from the coding sequence ATGCCAACAATGATTTGGATGGAATCCATTACTAAAACTTACCACTTGGGAGAAGTTAGTGTTCCAATCCTCAAGGGAATTGAACTCTCTATTGAAGAAGGGGAATATGTCTCGATTATGGGTGCGTCAGGTTCGGGTAAATCCACCCTCATGAATATTTTGGGATGTCTGGATCGTCCTACAACTGGAGACTATATTTTTGAAGGCAGAAACCTGACGACTTTTGATGATGATGAATTAGCCTATATTCGCAACCAAAGGATAGGTTTTGTTTTCCAACAATTTAACCTATTGGCGCGGGCAACAGCGCTGGAAAATGTTATGTTACCAATGGTTTATGCTAACTTGCCTAAGCCAAAACGCCGTCAAAGGGCATTAGATGCTTTGGAAAAGGTAGGACTAGGGGGACGCATATCTAACCGTCCGAGTCAACTATCTGGGGGGCAACAACAACGGGTAGCGATCGCTCGTGCTTTGGTCAACCGACCTGCATTAGTTTTGGCGGATGAGCCAACAGGAGCTTTAGATACTGAAACTTCTCATGAGGTGATGAGTTTGCTGACAGAACTTAATGACCAAGGGATCACGATTGTGATTGTCACTCATGAACCAGATATCGCTGCTCAAACCAAAAGGATTATTCGAGTTCAGGATGGCTTGATTATAGGCTAA